In Pantoea cypripedii, the following proteins share a genomic window:
- the dcp gene encoding peptidyl-dipeptidase Dcp: MNSRTNPFFTASTLPYQTPPFDLIQEADFLPALEAGIAEKRQQVAAIASNPEPATFENTYEALERSGQLLNRVNLVFGAMTSANTSELLQEVDEIITPQLTALNDEITLNSQLFARLDSVYQHRGTQCPDAEAMRLVEVVWQHFQLAGASLNDADKDQLRACNQELATLGTKFGNRLLAATKTGAYTVSNPAALAGLSDEELAHAKAAAEARGLSGEWLIPLQNTTQQPVLQALSVRATREVLFQRSLTRCELGDENDTRALVLRMAKLRAQRATLLGFKTYAEWGLQDQMAKTPEAALSFMRNIVPAARGRAEREAAEIQQAIELSHHSFPLRAWDWSFYAEQVRKDKYALDESQIRPYFALENVLEKGVFWSASQLFGIRFSERHDLPVYHPDVRVYEIFDADDTPLALFYTDFFKRDNKSGGAWMSNFVDQSTLLGSKPVIYNVCNYTKPAAGQPALLSWDEVITLFHEFGHALHGLFASQRYVTLSGTATPRDFVEFPSQINEHWASNPQVFANYACHYQSGEPMPAELREKMVRAAKFNKGYDMTELLAAALLDMQWHSLTTHDNPEDVSHFELQALAAENIALATVPPRYRSSYFRHIWGGGYAAGYYAYIWTQMLADDGYQAFEERGGLTRENGQHFREHILSRGNSTDLQYLWLAWRGKAPEIGPMLKNRGLEGE; encoded by the coding sequence ATGAATTCAAGAACGAATCCTTTTTTCACCGCCAGCACCTTGCCGTACCAGACCCCACCGTTTGACCTTATTCAGGAAGCCGATTTTCTTCCGGCGCTGGAAGCCGGTATTGCAGAGAAACGCCAGCAGGTCGCGGCGATCGCCAGCAACCCAGAGCCAGCTACCTTTGAAAATACCTATGAAGCACTGGAACGCAGCGGGCAACTGCTGAACCGGGTCAATCTGGTGTTTGGCGCCATGACCTCCGCCAATACCAGCGAACTGCTGCAGGAAGTGGATGAAATCATCACCCCGCAGCTGACGGCGCTGAACGATGAAATCACGCTGAACAGCCAGCTGTTTGCCCGTCTCGACAGCGTTTATCAGCATCGCGGTACGCAATGCCCGGATGCTGAAGCGATGCGACTGGTGGAAGTGGTCTGGCAACATTTTCAGCTGGCGGGTGCCAGCCTGAATGACGCTGACAAAGACCAGCTGCGTGCCTGTAATCAGGAGCTGGCCACGCTCGGTACAAAGTTTGGTAATCGGCTGCTGGCCGCCACCAAAACGGGGGCGTATACCGTCAGCAATCCGGCGGCGCTGGCCGGACTCAGCGATGAGGAACTGGCGCATGCCAAAGCGGCGGCCGAAGCCCGCGGTCTGTCGGGGGAATGGTTAATTCCGTTGCAAAACACCACCCAGCAACCGGTGCTGCAAGCGTTAAGCGTACGTGCAACACGCGAGGTGCTGTTCCAGCGTTCGCTGACGCGTTGTGAGCTGGGCGATGAAAACGACACCCGCGCGCTGGTACTGCGCATGGCAAAGCTGCGCGCGCAACGGGCTACTCTGCTGGGCTTCAAAACCTACGCCGAGTGGGGTTTGCAGGACCAGATGGCAAAAACCCCGGAAGCGGCGTTGAGTTTTATGCGCAATATCGTGCCTGCCGCCCGTGGACGGGCCGAGCGGGAAGCGGCAGAGATTCAGCAGGCCATTGAGCTGTCGCACCATAGTTTTCCGCTGCGCGCCTGGGACTGGAGCTTCTACGCTGAGCAGGTACGTAAAGACAAATACGCGCTGGATGAAAGCCAGATTCGCCCGTACTTCGCGCTGGAAAACGTGCTGGAAAAAGGGGTGTTCTGGTCAGCCAGCCAATTGTTCGGCATTCGCTTTAGCGAGCGCCATGATTTGCCGGTTTATCATCCCGATGTCCGCGTGTATGAGATTTTCGATGCGGACGATACGCCGCTGGCGCTGTTCTACACCGATTTCTTTAAGCGTGATAACAAAAGCGGCGGCGCATGGATGAGCAACTTTGTCGATCAATCGACACTGCTGGGCAGCAAACCCGTCATTTACAACGTCTGTAATTACACCAAACCGGCGGCAGGCCAGCCCGCGTTACTGAGCTGGGATGAAGTCATCACCCTGTTCCATGAATTTGGTCATGCGCTGCATGGTCTGTTCGCCTCACAGCGCTATGTCACCCTTTCTGGCACCGCCACGCCGCGTGATTTTGTCGAATTCCCGTCGCAGATTAACGAACACTGGGCCAGCAATCCGCAGGTGTTCGCCAATTATGCCTGCCACTATCAGAGCGGCGAGCCAATGCCTGCTGAACTGCGCGAGAAAATGGTTCGCGCGGCGAAATTCAACAAAGGTTACGACATGACGGAGCTGCTGGCAGCGGCATTGCTGGATATGCAATGGCACTCGTTGACCACCCATGACAATCCCGAAGATGTCAGCCATTTTGAATTGCAGGCGCTGGCAGCAGAGAATATTGCCCTGGCAACCGTGCCACCGCGCTACCGTTCCAGCTATTTCCGCCATATCTGGGGCGGCGGCTATGCTGCGGGTTATTACGCCTATATCTGGACGCAGATGCTGGCCGATGATGGCTATCAGGCGTTTGAGGAGCGGGGCGGCTTAACGCGGGAAAATGGCCAGCACTTCCGTGAACACATCCTGTCACGCGGCAACAGCACCGATTTGCAGTACCTGTGGCTGGCCTGGCGCGGCAAAGCGCCAGAAATCGGCCCAATGCTGAAGAACCGCGGGCTGGAAGGGGAATAA
- the xdhC gene encoding xanthine dehydrogenase accessory protein XdhC, translating into MIYHDWISVLHSLREKRQSCVLVTVLSERGSVPRDSGSKMVVTASDSFLTIGGGHLEYQCIAQAREMLQQQRATPHSEEFALGARLGQCCGGMATILFEPLMQRQPEIQVYGAGHVGQALVQLLSTLPCHITWIDSRAAQFRTVPDGVTVRQLEEPVDGVAEARPGSYFVVMTHHHPLDLALSEAILRRGDFCYAGVIGSETKAQRFRYRLEGKGIAADTLARLRCPIGLPDVKGKLPAEIAVAVAGEIISVYQRQTMSC; encoded by the coding sequence ATGATCTACCACGACTGGATTAGCGTGCTGCATAGCCTGCGGGAAAAACGGCAGAGCTGTGTGCTGGTGACCGTGCTCAGCGAGCGCGGTTCGGTGCCGCGTGACAGCGGCAGCAAAATGGTGGTCACCGCCAGCGACAGTTTTCTCACCATTGGCGGCGGTCATCTGGAATATCAATGCATCGCCCAGGCGCGGGAGATGTTGCAACAGCAGCGTGCTACGCCGCATAGCGAGGAATTTGCGCTGGGTGCGCGGCTGGGGCAGTGTTGTGGCGGCATGGCAACGATTTTGTTTGAACCGCTGATGCAACGGCAGCCAGAAATTCAGGTTTACGGTGCCGGGCATGTCGGTCAGGCACTGGTGCAGCTACTGTCAACGTTACCCTGTCACATCACCTGGATCGATAGCCGTGCGGCGCAATTCCGCACGGTGCCGGATGGCGTTACGGTGCGACAGCTGGAGGAACCAGTGGATGGCGTGGCCGAAGCACGGCCAGGCAGCTATTTTGTGGTGATGACCCATCATCACCCGCTTGATCTGGCGTTAAGCGAAGCCATTCTGCGTCGGGGCGATTTCTGTTATGCCGGGGTGATTGGCTCGGAAACCAAAGCGCAGCGTTTTCGTTATCGGCTGGAGGGGAAAGGAATCGCAGCGGATACCCTGGCCCGCCTGCGTTGCCCGATCGGCTTACCGGATGTGAAGGGCAAGCTGCCAGCAGAAATTGCCGTGGCGGTGGCAGGAGAGATCATTAGCGTTTATCAGCGTCAGACGATGAGTTGTTGA
- the xdhB gene encoding xanthine dehydrogenase molybdopterin binding subunit produces MSHNRPQLNETLLKTQFDAGIQTGVGRSRKHESADKHVSGEAMYIDDKPELPGLLHLCPLLSPHAHARITRLDVQPCYAVPGVVSVLTWRDVPGINDVGPLEPGDPLLAQDKVEYLGQVVIAVAAESPEAARAGVAAAIVEYEPLPAILDVCEALEQGYFVQQPHVHQRGDADAALARAPHRIQGSFHIGGQEHFYLETQTSLVIPGEDANLQVFSSTQNPTEVQKLVAEVMGISMNNVTIDMRRMGGGFGGKETQAAGVACLCAIVARQTRRAAKMRLARRDDMRITGKRHPFYVRYDVGFDDEGRFCGVKIDLAGNCGYSLDLSGSIVDRAMFHADNAYYLGDALITGYRCRTHIASNTAYRGFGGPQGMVAIEQIMDHIARELQLDPLELRKRNYYGKQDRNVTHYYQQVEDNLLDEITAQLEDSSDYAARRSEIQAFNAANRVMKRGLALTPVKFGISFTSSFLNQAGALILIYTDGTVQLNHGGTEMGQGLNTKVAQIVAEVLQIDISQIQITATDTGKVPNTSPTAASSGTDLNGKAAQDAAQTLRNRLTEMLCKLHQCGPERVHFSNGIVRVGEQHFTFAQVCQQAWLNQVPLSATGYYRVPGIHYDRNAGRGTPFYYFAYGAACCEVLVDTFTGEYRLLRADILHDVGASLNPAIDIGQVEGGFVQGMGWLTCEELVWNDQGKLLTDGPASYKIPAISDVPADLRVTLVENRKNPQQTVFHSKAVGEPPFMLGIAVWCALQDAVASVADYRHHPLLDAPATPERVFWGVQRLSGADDDLPRLD; encoded by the coding sequence ATGTCTCATAACCGCCCGCAATTGAATGAAACGCTGTTAAAGACGCAGTTTGACGCCGGTATCCAGACTGGCGTCGGACGCAGCCGTAAACACGAAAGCGCCGATAAACACGTTTCCGGCGAAGCGATGTATATCGATGACAAACCAGAATTGCCCGGTTTGCTGCATCTTTGCCCGTTACTCAGCCCGCACGCCCATGCGCGCATCACCCGCCTCGATGTGCAGCCCTGCTACGCAGTGCCAGGCGTGGTCAGTGTTTTGACCTGGCGTGATGTGCCGGGCATCAACGATGTTGGTCCGCTGGAACCCGGTGATCCGCTGCTGGCGCAGGATAAAGTGGAATATCTTGGTCAGGTGGTGATCGCCGTCGCCGCCGAGTCCCCGGAAGCGGCACGCGCCGGAGTGGCGGCGGCTATCGTCGAATATGAACCGTTACCGGCGATCCTTGATGTCTGTGAGGCGCTGGAGCAGGGATATTTTGTTCAGCAGCCGCACGTCCATCAGCGCGGTGATGCGGATGCCGCACTGGCGCGTGCGCCACACCGTATTCAGGGCAGTTTTCATATCGGTGGGCAGGAACATTTTTACCTCGAAACCCAGACGTCACTGGTGATCCCCGGTGAGGATGCCAATTTGCAGGTATTCTCCTCCACACAAAACCCCACCGAAGTGCAGAAGCTGGTAGCAGAAGTGATGGGGATCAGCATGAACAATGTCACCATCGATATGCGCCGCATGGGTGGGGGCTTTGGCGGTAAAGAAACGCAGGCGGCAGGGGTGGCCTGCCTGTGTGCGATTGTGGCGCGCCAGACCAGGCGGGCAGCAAAAATGCGTCTCGCCCGACGTGATGACATGCGTATCACCGGCAAGCGTCATCCCTTTTATGTGCGTTACGACGTCGGCTTCGATGACGAGGGACGTTTTTGTGGGGTGAAGATCGATCTGGCAGGAAATTGTGGATATTCGCTTGATCTTAGTGGATCGATAGTCGATCGAGCCATGTTCCATGCTGATAATGCTTATTACCTCGGCGATGCGCTGATCACTGGTTACCGCTGCCGTACCCACATCGCGTCAAATACCGCCTATCGTGGTTTTGGTGGTCCGCAGGGCATGGTGGCGATTGAGCAAATCATGGACCACATCGCGCGTGAGTTGCAGCTCGACCCGCTGGAACTGCGCAAACGTAACTACTACGGTAAGCAGGATCGCAACGTCACCCATTATTACCAGCAGGTGGAAGATAATCTGCTGGACGAGATCACCGCGCAGCTGGAAGACAGTAGCGACTACGCGGCGCGGCGCAGCGAAATTCAGGCGTTCAATGCGGCCAATCGGGTGATGAAACGCGGGCTGGCGCTGACGCCAGTGAAATTTGGCATCTCATTCACCTCCAGCTTCCTCAATCAGGCCGGGGCGTTGATTTTGATTTACACCGACGGCACGGTGCAGCTGAACCACGGTGGCACCGAAATGGGCCAGGGGCTGAATACCAAAGTGGCGCAGATCGTCGCTGAGGTGCTGCAAATCGACATCAGCCAAATCCAGATCACCGCCACCGATACCGGTAAAGTGCCCAACACCTCACCGACGGCCGCCTCCAGTGGGACCGACCTGAACGGTAAAGCCGCCCAGGATGCGGCGCAGACGTTGCGCAATCGCTTAACGGAAATGCTGTGCAAACTGCATCAGTGCGGGCCGGAGCGGGTGCATTTCAGCAACGGCATCGTCCGGGTCGGAGAGCAGCATTTTACCTTCGCCCAGGTCTGCCAGCAGGCATGGCTGAATCAGGTGCCGCTTTCTGCCACCGGCTACTATCGCGTACCGGGCATTCATTACGACCGCAACGCCGGGCGCGGCACGCCGTTTTACTACTTCGCCTATGGCGCGGCCTGCTGCGAAGTGCTGGTGGATACCTTCACCGGCGAGTACCGCCTGTTGCGTGCCGATATCCTGCATGATGTGGGTGCCTCCCTGAATCCGGCGATTGATATCGGCCAGGTGGAAGGCGGATTTGTGCAGGGCATGGGCTGGCTGACCTGTGAGGAACTGGTGTGGAACGATCAGGGTAAACTGCTGACGGATGGTCCGGCCAGCTACAAAATCCCGGCTATCAGTGATGTCCCGGCGGATCTGCGCGTCACCCTGGTGGAGAATCGCAAAAATCCACAGCAGACGGTGTTTCACTCCAAAGCCGTCGGCGAACCGCCGTTTATGCTGGGGATTGCCGTGTGGTGCGCGTTGCAGGATGCGGTCGCCAGTGTGGCAGATTATCGTCATCATCCACTGCTGGATGCGCCTGCCACACCGGAACGGGTTTTCTGGGGCGTCCAGCGCCTCTCTGGAGCGGATGATGATCTACCACGACTGGATTAG
- the xdhA gene encoding xanthine dehydrogenase small subunit, which translates to MIQFLLNNRLVTEHTLDPNLTVLNYLRNHQQRRGTKEGCASGDCGACTVTLGKVVDGRMHYETVNSCLTLVSSLQGKQLITVEDLRQGNDLHPVQQAMVDCHGSQCGYCTPGFVMSLFTLQKNSDGWDRHQAEQALAGNLCRCTGYRPIMDAAQQACEQPASDNFSQSEASLVQRLQALSSNEVQVLDANDSRCFVPKTMAQLAALYQQHPEARLLAGGTDLSLQITQQYQRIPLLIALEQVAELKTCLEDDESWRLGAGASLHHCYQFLASRIPAFSAMLERFASLQIRNQGTLGGNIGNASPIGDAAPMLLALSARLELQQGEHCREVELDQFFTGYRQTVLQPGEFIRTIIIPRVTVSPDFVAWKVSKRLDDDISAIFAAINIQLENGTVQRVRMAFGGMAATPKRALHAEATLAGAPFNLTTIETACAALSHDFQPLSDFRASAAYRLQVARNLLRRYYAQSSGELTIAEVTRYVS; encoded by the coding sequence ATGATTCAATTTCTGCTTAATAACCGTCTGGTGACCGAGCATACCCTCGATCCCAATCTCACCGTGCTGAATTATCTGCGCAATCACCAGCAACGACGCGGCACCAAAGAAGGCTGCGCCTCAGGCGACTGTGGTGCCTGTACCGTGACGCTGGGCAAAGTAGTCGATGGCCGCATGCACTATGAAACGGTGAACAGCTGCCTGACGCTGGTCAGCAGCTTGCAGGGAAAACAGTTGATCACCGTGGAGGATTTGCGCCAGGGGAACGATCTGCACCCGGTGCAGCAGGCGATGGTTGATTGCCACGGTTCACAGTGCGGCTACTGCACGCCGGGATTTGTCATGTCGTTATTTACCTTACAGAAAAACAGTGACGGCTGGGACCGGCATCAGGCGGAGCAGGCCCTGGCGGGGAATCTGTGTCGCTGCACCGGCTACCGACCGATTATGGATGCGGCGCAGCAGGCCTGCGAACAGCCAGCCAGTGATAACTTCAGCCAGAGCGAGGCCAGCCTGGTGCAGCGCTTACAGGCGCTGAGCAGCAATGAAGTGCAGGTGCTGGACGCCAATGATAGCCGCTGTTTTGTCCCCAAAACGATGGCACAGCTGGCGGCGCTGTATCAGCAGCATCCTGAAGCACGTCTGCTGGCAGGAGGCACCGATCTCAGCTTACAAATCACCCAGCAGTATCAGCGTATCCCGCTGTTAATCGCGCTGGAGCAGGTAGCGGAGCTGAAGACCTGCCTTGAGGATGATGAAAGCTGGCGTCTCGGCGCGGGGGCATCACTGCATCACTGTTATCAGTTTCTGGCGTCGCGCATTCCGGCATTCAGTGCCATGCTGGAGCGTTTCGCCTCGCTGCAAATCCGCAATCAGGGCACGCTGGGTGGCAATATCGGTAATGCCTCACCGATTGGCGATGCCGCGCCAATGCTGCTGGCGCTCAGCGCCCGGCTGGAATTACAGCAGGGGGAGCATTGTCGTGAAGTGGAGCTTGATCAGTTTTTCACCGGTTATCGTCAGACGGTGTTACAACCGGGCGAGTTTATCCGCACCATCATCATTCCTCGCGTGACAGTGTCACCTGACTTTGTTGCCTGGAAAGTGTCAAAACGCCTGGATGACGATATTTCCGCCATCTTTGCCGCCATCAATATCCAACTGGAAAACGGTACGGTGCAGCGTGTGCGTATGGCCTTTGGTGGCATGGCGGCGACACCCAAACGTGCATTACATGCTGAGGCTACGCTCGCCGGTGCGCCTTTTAATCTGACCACCATTGAAACTGCCTGTGCTGCCCTGAGCCATGATTTCCAGCCACTGAGCGACTTCCGCGCCAGCGCGGCTTATCGCCTGCAAGTGGCGCGTAATTTGCTGCGGCGTTACTACGCGCAGTCCAGCGGTGAACTGACCATTGCAGAGGTAACGCGCTATGTCTCATAA
- the guaD gene encoding guanine deaminase, with protein MPFASETTLRASFFDFTGLASQPDTIADQARYLEDGVLTLRDGKVVSLESWETAQTHINPASLIDLRGKLIVPGFIDTHIHYPQTEMIGAFGEQLLEWLNQYTFPVESQYHCPDHAAQMSAFFLHQLLANGTTTALVFGTVHPQSVDALFSAAEQLNMRLIAGKVMMDRNAPAYLTETPQDSYQQTRDLIQRWHNRGRLSYALTPRFAPTSSPQLLEKVSQLRAEFPDTWLHTHLSENPQEIAWVKELFPEHEGYLDVYHQHQLTGKRSVFAHCLHLEDHEWQCLHDTDSSIAFCPTSNLFLGSGLFNIKRCWQQGVRMGIGTDVGAGTTFNLLQTLGEAYKVGQLQRYKLSACEAFYHATLGGAHALDLDHAIGNFNPGKEADFVVLDPAVSALQQLRYANSKDIWEKLFVLMTLGDDRNIAQTWVNGQPVWQRESGVKAA; from the coding sequence ATGCCTTTTGCATCCGAAACCACGCTGCGGGCCAGCTTTTTTGACTTTACCGGCCTGGCTAGCCAGCCTGACACCATTGCCGATCAGGCACGTTACCTCGAAGATGGGGTACTGACGCTGCGCGACGGCAAAGTCGTGAGCCTGGAAAGCTGGGAAACTGCGCAGACACACATTAATCCCGCCAGCCTGATCGACCTGCGTGGCAAATTGATCGTGCCGGGTTTTATCGACACCCATATCCATTATCCACAGACCGAGATGATCGGCGCATTTGGTGAGCAGTTGCTGGAATGGCTGAATCAATACACCTTTCCGGTAGAAAGCCAGTATCACTGTCCCGATCACGCCGCACAGATGTCGGCATTTTTTCTGCACCAGCTGCTGGCGAATGGCACCACTACCGCGCTGGTGTTCGGAACGGTGCATCCACAATCGGTCGATGCCTTATTCAGCGCTGCGGAGCAACTCAATATGCGCCTGATCGCCGGAAAGGTGATGATGGATCGCAACGCACCGGCTTATCTGACGGAAACGCCGCAGGACAGCTACCAGCAAACCCGTGACCTGATTCAGCGCTGGCACAATCGCGGGCGGTTAAGCTACGCGCTGACGCCACGTTTTGCCCCCACATCATCGCCCCAGTTGCTGGAAAAAGTGAGCCAGCTGCGTGCGGAATTTCCCGATACCTGGCTGCATACCCACCTGAGCGAAAATCCGCAGGAAATTGCCTGGGTGAAAGAGTTATTCCCGGAGCACGAAGGCTATCTTGATGTCTATCACCAACACCAGCTCACCGGTAAACGCAGCGTGTTTGCCCACTGTTTGCATCTGGAAGACCATGAATGGCAGTGTCTGCACGATACCGATTCGTCAATAGCCTTCTGTCCGACCTCCAACCTGTTTCTCGGCAGCGGATTATTTAACATCAAACGCTGCTGGCAACAGGGGGTGCGCATGGGCATCGGCACCGATGTCGGCGCTGGCACCACCTTCAATCTGCTCCAGACGCTGGGCGAAGCCTATAAAGTCGGCCAGCTGCAACGCTACAAACTCAGCGCCTGTGAAGCCTTCTACCACGCAACGCTGGGTGGGGCGCATGCGCTCGATCTTGATCATGCCATCGGCAATTTCAATCCCGGTAAAGAGGCAGATTTCGTGGTACTCGACCCAGCCGTATCGGCATTGCAGCAACTGCGCTATGCCAACAGCAAAGATATCTGGGAAAAATTGTTTGTACTGATGACGCTGGGTGACGATCGCAACATCGCCCAGACCTGGGTGAATGGTCAGCCCGTCTGGCAACGTGAAAGCGGGGTGAAGGCCGCATGA
- a CDS encoding Hok/Gef family protein, with the protein MKQHKAILIATIILGAVIAAILVTRKDLCEVRIRTGYMEVAAVMDYEPR; encoded by the coding sequence ATGAAGCAGCATAAGGCGATCCTGATCGCCACCATCATATTAGGGGCGGTGATAGCCGCCATATTGGTAACGAGGAAAGACCTCTGCGAGGTACGAATCCGCACCGGCTACATGGAGGTTGCTGCTGTCATGGATTACGAACCCAGGTAA
- the ydfG gene encoding bifunctional NADP-dependent 3-hydroxy acid dehydrogenase/3-hydroxypropionate dehydrogenase YdfG produces MIIFVTGATAGFGQSITRRFIATGHKVIASGRRAERLQALKDELGDNLYTVQLDVRNRAAIEEAIAALPAEWRNIDVLVNNAGLALGVEPAHKANIEDWENMIDTNNKGLVYMTRALLPAMVERNVGHIINIGSIAGSWPYLGGNVYGATKAFVRQFSLNLRTDLHGTALRVTDIEPGLVGGTEFSNVRFKGDDGKADKVYEGTTALTAEDVTEAVYWVATLPKHVNINTLEMMPVTQTLAGLKVHKE; encoded by the coding sequence ATGATTATTTTTGTTACCGGTGCGACCGCCGGTTTTGGTCAAAGTATCACCCGCCGCTTCATTGCTACCGGTCATAAAGTGATCGCCAGCGGACGCCGTGCTGAGCGCCTGCAGGCACTGAAAGACGAGCTGGGTGACAATCTGTATACCGTTCAGCTGGACGTGCGTAACCGCGCGGCCATCGAGGAGGCTATCGCCGCCCTGCCTGCTGAATGGCGCAATATTGATGTGCTGGTTAACAATGCCGGTCTGGCGTTAGGCGTAGAGCCAGCACACAAGGCCAATATTGAAGACTGGGAAAATATGATCGACACCAACAACAAAGGTTTGGTGTACATGACGCGCGCGTTGTTACCAGCCATGGTGGAACGCAACGTCGGTCATATTATCAATATCGGCTCAATTGCCGGTAGCTGGCCGTATCTGGGTGGCAACGTTTATGGTGCGACCAAAGCTTTCGTACGTCAGTTCAGCCTGAATCTGCGTACCGATTTGCATGGCACCGCGCTGCGTGTTACCGATATCGAACCAGGTCTGGTGGGCGGTACCGAGTTTTCCAATGTCCGTTTTAAAGGCGACGACGGCAAGGCAGACAAGGTGTATGAAGGCACCACCGCACTGACAGCCGAAGATGTCACCGAAGCGGTGTATTGGGTCGCGACGTTGCCGAAGCACGTCAACATCAATACCCTGGAGATGATGCCAGTCACGCAAACGCTGGCCGGTCTGAAGGTACATAAAGAATAA